The following proteins are encoded in a genomic region of Phalacrocorax carbo chromosome 2, bPhaCar2.1, whole genome shotgun sequence:
- the NAPG gene encoding gamma-soluble NSF attachment protein, whose translation MAAQKINEALEHIAKAEKYLKTGFLKWKPDYDSAATEYGKAAVAFKNAKQFDQAREACLREAEAHENNKALFHAAKAYEQAGMMLKEMQRLPEAVQLIEKASMMYLENGTPDTAAIALERAGKLIENVSPEKAVQLYQQAASVFENEERLRQALEMLGKASRLLVRGRRLDEAALSLQKEKSIYKEIENYPTCYKKTIAQVLVHLHRNDYVAAERCVRESYSIPGFNGSEDCAALEQLLEGYDQQDQDQVSEVCNLPLFKYMDNDYAKLGLTLVVPGGGIKKKSPNAAQDKARGPAAAGSHADEEEDEYSGGLC comes from the exons ATGGCGGCACAGAAGATTAACGAGGCGCTCGAACATATCGCTAAAGCGGAGAAATA TCTGAAAACTGGATTCTTAAAGTGGAAACCAGATTACGACAGTGCAGCTACCGAATATGGGAAGGCAG CTGTTGCTTTTAAGAATGCCAAGCAGTTTGACCAGGCAAGGGAAGCCTGTTTACGGGAAGCTGAGGCACATGAAAACAATAAAGC TCTCTTCCATGCTGCCAA AGCTTATGAACAAGCTGGCATGATGCTAAAG GAGATGCAGAGACTCCCTGAAGCAGTTCAGCTGATCGAGAAAGCCAGTATGATGTACCTGGAGAACGGGACACCAGATACAGCAGCTATTGCACTGGAACGGGCTGGAAA GTTAATAGAAAATGTGAGCCCAGAGAAGGCCGTGCAGCTCTATCAGCAAGCAGCGTCAGTGTTTGAG AATGAAGAACGTTTACGGCAAGCATTAGAAATGCTAGGGAAGGCATCAAGACTTCTAGTCAGAGGACGCAG ATTAGATGAGGCTGCGTTGtctcttcaaaaggaaaaaagtatttataagGAAATTGAAAATTACCCAACATGCTATAAG aaaacTATTGCTCAAGTCTTAGTTCATCTTCACAGAAATGATTATGTTGCTGCAGAAAGATGTGTGAGGGAAAGCTATAG TATACCAGGATTTAATGGAAGTGAAGACTGTGCAGCACTAGAGCAACTCTTAGAAGGGTATGACCAGCAAGATCAGGATCAAGTTTCTGAAGTCTGTAATTTGCCACTCTTCAAATACATGGACAATGAT TATGCCAAGCTTGGTCTTACCTTGGTGGTCCCAGGAGGTGGAATCAAGAAGAAGTCGCCAAACGCTGCACAAGACAAAGCAAGAGGACCAGCTGCAGCGGGCTCTCATGCtgatgaggaagaggatgaaTATTCTGGTGGACTATGCTAG